From Lagopus muta isolate bLagMut1 chromosome 37 unlocalized genomic scaffold, bLagMut1 primary SUPER_37_unloc_1, whole genome shotgun sequence, a single genomic window includes:
- the LOC125687528 gene encoding proline-rich protein 36-like codes for MALITAGASSLSSYHAKMSLVTLFVLFLSAFCLFFCSFFLFWLLILLFLIPFFFLILFVLNPSVLILFALFFFPIFPILSIPFPTFPALSHSLDFFPIISILPHSFQSFPILSIPSPFVQPFPSLSHPLQSFPILSNPSQSFPFSQFLPHSLQSFIFFTSFPFFPILPLSLPSFPFLPILSNPPYSSHLSHSLQSISILPHSLNSFPILSNLSHSLHLLPSLQSLPIFPISSPSPFSQFLAHSPFFQPFPTPSSPSLPFLLPFSPIFPTIPISHSFQSFFFPNPFLSHSHSHYLFSSHYLIVLFPLISHSHHFLSLFPLLY; via the coding sequence ATGGCTTTAATTACAGCTGGTGCGTCCTCATTATCCTCCTACCACGCCAAGATGTCCTTAGTTAcgctttttgttctttttctttctgctttttgtctttttttttgctcattttttcttttttggctccTAATCCTTTTGTTCttaatccctttttttttccttattctttttgttcttaatcCTTCGGTTCTCATTCTTTTTGccctcttcttctttcctatttttcccattctttccattcctttcccAACCTTTCCTGCCCTTTCCCATTCCCTCGATTTCTTTCCCATTATCTCCATTCTCCCCCATTCTTTCCAATCCTTTCCCATTCTCTCCATTCCTTCTCCATTCGTTCAgccctttccctctctttcccaCCCTCTCCAatcttttcccattctttccAACCCTTCCCAATCTTTCCCGTTCTCTCAATTTCTTCCCCATTCTCTCCAGTCTTTCATATTCTTTACATCTTTCCCATTCTTTCCaatccttcctctttctctcccgTCTTTCCCATTCCTTCCCATTCTTTCCAACCCTCCATATTCTTCCCACCTTTCCCATTCTCTCCAATCCATTTCCATTCTCCCCCATTCTCTCAATTCCTTTCCTATCCTCTCCAATCTTTCCCACTCTCTCcatcttctcccttctctccaaTCCCTTCCtattttccccatttcctctccttccccattcTCTCAATTTCTTGCCCATTCCCCCTTCTTTCAACCATTTCCcactccttcctctccttcccttcccttcctgctcccATTCTCTCCAATCTTTCCCACTATTCCCATTTCCCACTCTTtccagtccttttttttccccaatccCTTCCTATcacattcccattcccattacTTATTCTCTTCTCATTACCTTATTGTTCTTTTCCCCCTTATTTCTCATTCTCATCACTTTTTATCCTTATTTCCTCTCCTGTACTAA
- the LOC125687525 gene encoding leucine-rich repeat and fibronectin type III domain-containing protein 1-like protein isoform X1 → MDRLLVCLLVVSAAVKAMLCPKRCMCQNLSPSFTILCTKTGLLFVPPSIDRRTAELRLMDNFITTLRRKDFANMTNLIHLTLSRNTISQIMPYAFFDLKGLHALHLDSNRLTYINEDHFKGLINLRHLILSNNQLSYISPRSLDDFIETIEDLDLSYNNLVNVPWETVAKLSNVNTVSLDHNLIEFVPEGIFSNLHKLARLDMTSNKLKKIPPDPLFSRIPVYAKSKGSPLTSLVLSFGGNPLHCNCELVWLRRLTREDDLETCASPPELMGKYFWSIKEEEFVCEPPMITHRTPKVAVSEGQSVSLKCKAVGDPDPYVRWIAPDGKLVSNTSRTTSYENGTLDLVGTSLGDKGTFTCIASNAAGESTAPVELVVTPYPNLANSTNCEKEAENGPSDILISAKSSFPNETKGPQEKAAVVVGELTSSSALIQWPSQQHLPGIRMFQIQYNSSSDEILVYRMIPAASKSFFLTDLVAGREYDLCVLAVYDDGLTSLTATRVIGCVQFTTQEEYKQCRSLHAQFLGGTMIIIIGGIIVASVLVFIFILLMKYKVYNNHHKNKAAKVSNVCSQTNGSHGGSMARSTSKLTEGSHQECSASSSKGKAVLDSDCDKVTPPTHPTFLTTEALS, encoded by the exons ATGGACAGGCTGCTCGTCTGCCTGCTGGTTGTCAGCGCGGCGGTGAAGGCCATGCTGTGCCCCAAGCGCTGCATGTGTCAGAACCTCTCCCCGTCCTTCACCATCCTCTGCACCAAAACGGGGCTCCTCTTCGTGCCCCCCAGCATCGACCGGAGGACGGCGGAGCTGCGGCTGATGGACAACTTCATCACCACGCTGCGGCGGAAGGATTTTGCCAACATGACCAACCTCATCCACCTGACCCTGTCGAGGAACACCATCAGTCAGATCATGCCTTACGCCTTCTTCGATCTTAAGGGCCTCCACGCGTTGCACCTGGACAGCAACCGGCTGACCTACATCAACGAGGACCATTTCAAAGGGTTGATTAACCTCCGCCATTTGATCCTGAGCAACAACCAGCTGAGCTACATCTCCCCGAGATCGCTGGACGACTTCATCGAGACCATCGAGGACCTGGATCTGTCCTACAACAATCTGGTCAACGTTCCTTGGGAAACGGTGGCCAAGCTCTCCAACGTCAACACGGTCAGCTTGGACCACAACCTCATCGAGTTCGTCCCGGAGGGGATCTTCTCCAACCTGCACAAGTTGGCCCGCTTGGACATGACCTCCAACAAGCTGAAGAAGATCCCTCCGGATCCACTCTTTTCCAGGATTCCCGTCTATGCCAAATCCAAAGGGTCTCCGCTGACGTCGCTGGTGCTGAGTTTTGGGGGGAACCCTCTGCACTGTAACTGCGAGTTGGTCTGGTTGAGGCGTCTCACCAGGGAGGACGATTTGGAGACGTGCGCTTCGCCGCCGGAATTGATGGGGAAATACTTCTGGTCCATCAAAGAGGAGGAATTTGTGTGCGAGCCCCCCATGATCACGCACCGCACCCCGAAGGTGGCTGTGAGCGAGGGGCAGAGCGTCTCCTTGAAGTGCAAAGCTGTGGGCGACCCCGACCCCTACGTCCGATGGATCGCGCCTGATGGGAAGCTGgtctccaacacctccaggacgACGTCGTACGAAAACGGGACGTTGGATCTGGTGGGGACTTCTTTGGGTGATAAGGGAACGTTCACCTGCATCGCGTCCAACGCGGCCGGGGAATCGACGGCGCCGGTGGAGTTGGTGGTGACGCCGTACCCCAACTTGGCCAACAGCACCAACTGTGAGAAGGAGGCGGAGAACGGCCCATCAGACATCCTCATCTCGGCCAAATCGAGCTTTCCCAACGAGACAAAAGGGCCCCAGGAGAAGGCGGCGGTGGTGGTGGGGGAGCTGACGTCGTCCTCCGCGCTCATCCAGTGGCCGTCGCAGCAGCACCTCCCCGGGATCCGCATGTTCCAGATTCAGTACAACAGCTCCTCCGACGAGATCCTCGTCTACAG GATGATCCCAGCTGCTAGTAAATCCTTCTTCTTGACTGATCTGGTTGCAGGACGTGAGTACGACCTCTGCGTCCTGGCCGTGTACGACGACGGGCTGACATCTCTGACTGCAACCAGGGTGATCGGCTGCGTGCAGTTCACCACCCAGGAGGAGTACAAGCAGTGCCGTTCCCTCCACGCTCAGTTCCTCGGGGGCACCATGATCATCATCATCGGGGGCATCATCGTGGCGTCGGTGCTCGtcttcatcttcatcctccTGATGAAGTACAAGGTGTACAACAACCACCACAAGAACAAGGCGGCCAAAGTCAGCAACGTCTGCTCGCAAACCAACGGGAGCCACGGTGGCTCGATGGCGCGCTCCACCTCCAAGCTCACCGAGGGCTCCCACCAGGAGTGCTCGGCGTCCTCCAGCAAAGGCAAAGCTGTGTTGGACTCGGATTGTGACAAAGTGACTCCTCCAACCCACCCCACCTTCCTAACGACCGAGGCGTTATCCTAA
- the LOC125687525 gene encoding leucine-rich repeat and fibronectin type III domain-containing protein 1-like protein isoform X2, producing MDRLLVCLLVVSAAVKAMLCPKRCMCQNLSPSFTILCTKTGLLFVPPSIDRRTAELRLMDNFITTLRRKDFANMTNLIHLTLSRNTISQIMPYAFFDLKGLHALHLDSNRLTYINEDHFKGLINLRHLILSNNQLSYISPRSLDDFIETIEDLDLSYNNLVNVPWETVAKLSNVNTVSLDHNLIEFVPEGIFSNLHKLARLDMTSNKLKKIPPDPLFSRIPVYAKSKGSPLTSLVLSFGGNPLHCNCELVWLRRLTREDDLETCASPPELMGKYFWSIKEEEFVCEPPMITHRTPKVAVSEGQSVSLKCKAVGDPDPYVRWIAPDGKLVSNTSRTTSYENGTLDLVGTSLGDKGTFTCIASNAAGESTAPVELVVTPYPNLANSTNCEKEAENGPSDILISAKSSFPNETKGPQEKAAVVVGELTSSSALIQWPSQQHLPGIRMFQIQYNSSSDEILVYRT from the exons ATGGACAGGCTGCTCGTCTGCCTGCTGGTTGTCAGCGCGGCGGTGAAGGCCATGCTGTGCCCCAAGCGCTGCATGTGTCAGAACCTCTCCCCGTCCTTCACCATCCTCTGCACCAAAACGGGGCTCCTCTTCGTGCCCCCCAGCATCGACCGGAGGACGGCGGAGCTGCGGCTGATGGACAACTTCATCACCACGCTGCGGCGGAAGGATTTTGCCAACATGACCAACCTCATCCACCTGACCCTGTCGAGGAACACCATCAGTCAGATCATGCCTTACGCCTTCTTCGATCTTAAGGGCCTCCACGCGTTGCACCTGGACAGCAACCGGCTGACCTACATCAACGAGGACCATTTCAAAGGGTTGATTAACCTCCGCCATTTGATCCTGAGCAACAACCAGCTGAGCTACATCTCCCCGAGATCGCTGGACGACTTCATCGAGACCATCGAGGACCTGGATCTGTCCTACAACAATCTGGTCAACGTTCCTTGGGAAACGGTGGCCAAGCTCTCCAACGTCAACACGGTCAGCTTGGACCACAACCTCATCGAGTTCGTCCCGGAGGGGATCTTCTCCAACCTGCACAAGTTGGCCCGCTTGGACATGACCTCCAACAAGCTGAAGAAGATCCCTCCGGATCCACTCTTTTCCAGGATTCCCGTCTATGCCAAATCCAAAGGGTCTCCGCTGACGTCGCTGGTGCTGAGTTTTGGGGGGAACCCTCTGCACTGTAACTGCGAGTTGGTCTGGTTGAGGCGTCTCACCAGGGAGGACGATTTGGAGACGTGCGCTTCGCCGCCGGAATTGATGGGGAAATACTTCTGGTCCATCAAAGAGGAGGAATTTGTGTGCGAGCCCCCCATGATCACGCACCGCACCCCGAAGGTGGCTGTGAGCGAGGGGCAGAGCGTCTCCTTGAAGTGCAAAGCTGTGGGCGACCCCGACCCCTACGTCCGATGGATCGCGCCTGATGGGAAGCTGgtctccaacacctccaggacgACGTCGTACGAAAACGGGACGTTGGATCTGGTGGGGACTTCTTTGGGTGATAAGGGAACGTTCACCTGCATCGCGTCCAACGCGGCCGGGGAATCGACGGCGCCGGTGGAGTTGGTGGTGACGCCGTACCCCAACTTGGCCAACAGCACCAACTGTGAGAAGGAGGCGGAGAACGGCCCATCAGACATCCTCATCTCGGCCAAATCGAGCTTTCCCAACGAGACAAAAGGGCCCCAGGAGAAGGCGGCGGTGGTGGTGGGGGAGCTGACGTCGTCCTCCGCGCTCATCCAGTGGCCGTCGCAGCAGCACCTCCCCGGGATCCGCATGTTCCAGATTCAGTACAACAGCTCCTCCGACGAGATCCTCGTCTACAG GACGTGA